The Streptomyces phaeolivaceus genome has a window encoding:
- a CDS encoding substrate-binding domain-containing protein has product MHPTRKATAVAVTFLFVATAAVGCDGGTDADASGVGAREPGCPAVLAEAKRAVKEAEDINAPWGGPTTGPEAVPGGTIAYVAQTMTNPGVSGVARGVQEAAEVIGWDVRTIDGQGTPAGIRAAFTEALALKPSGIVIGGFDPESVTEQVERANGAGIPLIGWHATAAPGPSTDPKLFTNVTTKVEEVAEISADWIIARSGGRAGVVLFTDASIPFAKRKSDLIEKRLAACSDIELLSYEDIPIPEANSRTVDKVSSLDSRFGDRWTYSAAINDLYFDHAAPALRAAGHQGAGAPFNIGAGDGDPSAFERINGKQFQSATVPEPLSEQGWQIIDEFNRAFAGKPASEYVAPVHITTAANSGGALSWDSEGYRQAYRKIWDK; this is encoded by the coding sequence GTGCATCCCACTCGCAAAGCGACCGCGGTAGCCGTCACCTTCCTGTTCGTAGCCACGGCCGCCGTCGGCTGTGACGGCGGTACGGACGCCGACGCGTCCGGCGTCGGTGCGCGGGAGCCGGGTTGCCCCGCCGTCCTCGCCGAGGCGAAGCGGGCCGTCAAGGAGGCCGAGGACATCAACGCGCCCTGGGGCGGGCCCACCACCGGACCCGAGGCCGTCCCCGGCGGGACGATCGCCTATGTCGCCCAGACCATGACCAACCCCGGTGTCTCCGGTGTCGCCAGGGGAGTTCAGGAAGCGGCCGAGGTCATCGGCTGGGACGTCCGCACCATCGACGGGCAGGGCACGCCCGCCGGTATCCGGGCCGCCTTCACCGAGGCCCTCGCGCTCAAGCCCTCCGGCATCGTCATCGGCGGCTTCGACCCCGAGTCCGTGACCGAACAGGTCGAGCGGGCCAATGGCGCGGGCATCCCGCTGATCGGCTGGCACGCCACCGCCGCGCCCGGCCCCAGCACCGATCCGAAGCTCTTCACCAACGTCACCACCAAGGTCGAGGAGGTCGCGGAGATCAGCGCCGACTGGATCATCGCCCGCTCGGGCGGCCGGGCCGGCGTGGTGCTGTTCACCGACGCCTCCATACCGTTCGCGAAGCGGAAGTCCGACCTGATCGAGAAGCGGCTCGCCGCCTGCTCCGACATCGAGTTGCTCAGCTACGAGGACATCCCCATCCCGGAGGCCAACAGCCGCACCGTCGACAAGGTGTCCTCCCTCGACTCCCGCTTCGGCGACAGATGGACCTACTCCGCCGCCATCAACGACCTCTACTTCGACCACGCGGCACCCGCGCTGCGCGCCGCCGGTCACCAGGGCGCGGGCGCCCCGTTCAACATCGGTGCCGGTGACGGCGATCCGTCGGCCTTCGAGCGGATCAACGGCAAGCAGTTCCAGTCCGCGACCGTGCCCGAGCCCCTGTCCGAACAGGGCTGGCAGATCATCGACGAGTTCAACCGCGCCTTCGCGGGCAAGCCCGCCAGCGAGTACGTCGCCCCCGTCCACATCACCACCGCGGCCAACAGCGGCGGCGCCCTCTCCTGGGACTCGGAGGGCTACCGCCAGGCCTACCGCAAGATCTGGGACAAGTAG